The following coding sequences lie in one Arachis ipaensis cultivar K30076 chromosome B03, Araip1.1, whole genome shotgun sequence genomic window:
- the LOC107630742 gene encoding peroxisome biosynthesis protein PAS1 translates to MEQKSILLSAIGVGVGVGVGLGLASGQGVGIWGATTYSSNAITAEKIEQEMLRQVVDGRESTVTFDKFPYYLSEQTRVLLTSAAYVHLKHAEVSKYTRNLAPASQTILLSGPAELYQQMLAKALAHYFEAKLLLLDLTDFSLKIQSRYGFGNQESSFKRSTSESTLERLSDLFGSFSIFQQREEPKGRIHRQSSGADLQSMGTEASCNPPKLRRNASSSSNISTLGLQSNHTNPAPLKRTTSWSFDEKLLIQSLYKVLVFVSKTYPIVLYLRDVDKLIYRSQRIYNLFQKMLKKLSGPILILGSQVLDSSNDYEEVDDRLNSLFPYTIEVKPPDDESHLVSWKSQLEEDMKKIQVQDNKNHIMEVLAANDLVCEDLDSICVADTMVLSNYIEEIIVSALSYHLMKSKDLEYRNGKLVISCNSLSHALGIFHKGKLIGKNTSKLEDQAVKSEVPKGEESVTNPEAKSEDAAPVKKPGAEASKEEGEKSVASSKAAEVPPDNEFEKRIRPEVIPADEIDVKFSDIGALEETKESLQELVMLPLRRPDLFTGGLLKPCRGILLFGPPGTGKTMLAKAIAKEAGASFINVSMSTITSKWFGEDEKNVRALFTLAAKVSPTIIFVDEVDSMLGQRTRVGEHEAMRKIKNEFMAHWDGLMTKPGERILVLAATNRPFDLDEAIIRRFERRIMVGLPSVENREKILRTLLAKEKVDDELDFKQLATMTEGYTGSDIKNLCTTAAYRPVRELIQQERLKTLEQKQKAVTTREGKEAREEKQERVISLRALNMQDLKEAKAQVAASFAAEGAGMSELKQWNELYGEGGSRKQQHLTYFL, encoded by the exons ATGGAACAGAAAAGCATTCTGCTATCTGCGATCGGTGTTGGGGTTGGAGTGGGAGTGGGACTTGGATTGGCCTCTGGACAAGGAGTTGGAATATGGGGAGCTACCACATATTCCTCAAACGCCATAACCGCTGAGAAGATAGAACAGGAAATGCTACGACAAGTTGTTGATGGAAGAGAAAGCACTGTCACTTTTGATAAATTCCCTTATTATCTCAG TGAGCAGACAAGGGTTTTGCTGACAAGTGCTGCTTATGTCCATTTAAAGCATGCCGAGGTTTCCAAGTATACTCGAAATCTTGCCCCTGCAAGCCAAACTATTCTGCTTTCAGGGCCAGCAG AACTCTATCAACAGATGCTTGCAAAGGCTTTGGCACATTACTTTGAGGCCAAGTTGCTTCTTTTAGATTTAACTGACTTTTCATTGAAG ATTCAGAGTAGATATGGCTTTGGAAATCAAGAATCT TCTTTCAAAAGATCCACCTCAGAGTCGACCTTGGAGCGATTATCAGACCTATTTGGCTCATTTTCAATCTTTCAACAGAGGGAGGAACCTAAAG GCAGAATACATAGGCAGAGCAGCGGAGCGGACCTACAATCAAT GGGGACTGAAGCATCTTGCAATCCTCCAAAGCTCCGCAGGAACGCTTCTTCGTCGTCAAATATTAGCACCCTTGGTTTGCAAAGCAATCATACAAATCCAG CTCCTCTGAAACGCACAACTAGCTGGTCTTTTGATGAAAAGCTTCTTATACAGTCTCTTTACAAG GTTCTGGTTTTTGTGTCTAAGACCTACCCTATTGTGCTATATCTGCGTGACGTTGATAAGTTGATATATAGATCACAAAGGATATATAACTTGTTCCAAAAGATGTTGAAGAAACTATCTGGACCAATACTGATTCTTGGTTCACAAGTTCTTGATTCTAGTAATGACTATGAAGAGGTAGATGACCGGCTTAACTCACTCTTCCCGTACACCATAGAAGTCAAGCCCCCAGACGATGAATCTCATCTTGTCAGCTGGAAGTCTCAGTTGGAAGAGGATATGAAGAAGATACAAGTTCAGGATAACAAGAACCATATCATGGAAGTGCTTGCAGCCAATGACCTTGTTTGTGAAGACCTGGATTCAATCTGTGTTGCTGACACAATGGTTCTCAGTAACTACATAGAAGAGATTATTGTCTCGGCGCTTTCTTACCACTTGATGAAAAGCAAAGACCTTGAATACAGAAATGGGAAACTTGTTATTTCTTGCAATAG TTTATCCCATGCCTTGGGTATATTCCACAAGGGAAAACTCATTGGAAAAAACACATCGAAATTGGAAGATCAAGCTGTTAAATCTGAG GTGCCAAAAGGGGAAGAAAGTGTTACAAACCCAGAAGCAAAGTCTGAAGATGCTGCTCCTGTAAAAAAGCCTGGAGCAGAAGCATCAAAGGAAGAAGGGGAAAAATCAGTTGCATCATCAAAAGCTGCT GAAGTTCCTCCGGATAACGAGTTTGAGAAGCGAATAAGACCCGAGGTGATACCAGCAGATGAGATAGATGTGAAGTTCTCTGATATTGGTGCCTTAGAAGAGACGAAAGAATCCCTCCAAGAACTGGTAATGCTTCCTCTTCGAAGGCCAGACCTCTTCACCGGAGGACTTTTGAAGCCTTGCAGAGGAATATTGCTATTTGGACCTCCAGGCACCGGCAAGACAATGCTGGCTAAGGCCATTGCGAAGGAGGCCGGGGCAAGTTTCATCAATGTGTCCATGTCCACCATCACTTCAAAATGGTTTGGCGAAGACGAGAAGAACGTTCGGGCTTTATTCACGCTTGCAGCCAAGGTGTCCCCCACCATTATATTTGTGGATGAGGTCGATAGCATGCTTGGCCAAAGGACTAGAGTTGGGGAGCACGAAGCCATGCGGAAAATCAAGAATGAATTTATGGCACATTGGGATGGCCTTATGACCAAACCAGGGGAGCGCATCCTTGTTCTTGCTGCAACCAATAGGCCATTTGACCTCGATGAAGCTATTATTAGGCGATTCGAAAGGAG AATTATGGTGGGGCTGCCATCTGTGGAGAATAGGGAGAAGATTCTGAGGACTTTATTGGCCAAAGAGAAGGTGGATGATGAACTTGACTTTAAGCAACTAGCAACTATGACAGAAGGATACACTGGGAGCGATATAAAG AATCTGTGCACAACTGCTGCATATCGGCCTGTGAGAGAGCTAATTCAGCAAGAGAGGCTCAAGACTCTG GAGCAAAAGCAGAAAGCGGTTACAACACGAGAAGGGAAAGAAGcaagagaagagaagcaagaaagAGTGATTAGCCTTAGGGCATTGAATATGCAGGACTTGAAGGAGGCAAAGGCTCAG gttGCTGCAAGCTTTGCGGCGGAGGGGGCTGGAATGAGCGAGTTGAAGCAGTGGAACGAGTTGTACGGAGAAGGCGGCTCAAGAAAGCAGCAGCACTTGACTTACTTTCTCTGA